gacttgactcgggacttgtcGGTCTTCACTtcggacttgacttgggacttgtcagtcttcaCTTGGGACTTGACATAGGACTTGTctgtcttgatttgggacttgagtCAGGACTTTTCAGTCTTCACTtcggacttgacttgggacttttcagtcttgacttgggacttgactccggacttgcttgtcttgacttgggacttgcctgacttgacttgggacttgcttgtcttgacttgggacttgcctgtcttgacttgggacttgactccggacttgcttgtcttgacttgggacttgcctgacttgacttgggacttgcttgtcttgacttgggacttgcctgtcttgacttgggacttgactccggacttgcttgtcttgacttgggacttgcctgacttgacttgggacttgcttgtcttgacttgggacttgcctgacttgacttaggacttgcttgtcttgacttgggatttGCCTTGGAACTTTtcagtcttgatttgggacttgctTTTCTTGACCTGGGAATTGCcctgggacttgcctgtcttgacctgggacttgatttgggacttgatttGGGATTTGTCAGTCTTAACTTGGGACTTGAGACTTGTAACTAGTAAAACAGAGACTTGGTCCCACTTTTTCAGCCCCACATGGCTGATGAACATGGAGGATAATGTCTCTCTGAGCCTGTGAGGGTTATCCTCAGTAGCTGCTGTCCAGTCTGAGTCCAGCCAGCTTTGATCATAGACACTGAGAGTCCACAGCGTGGCGGAGAGGAGGGTCAGCAGGTTGAGAACACTCCTTGATCTGTTAAACAGCTTCTGCAAACGTGAGAAATACCACAACAGGAGGTCAGGAGGTGTCGTTCAGGAGACCTGAGGATAGTCTGTCAGATTAGGCTGAGGTCTAGAGTTGAACtattccttctcttctgactgactgacatcatttaatcctgcagcagcagcagagacgtCTGCAGAGGAAGCCGCTGTTGAAGCTGAAGGTCCTGAGCTCTCAGAAATAGAGAGCGCCTCATGTGAAGACGAGGGGCAGCTCGGTACGCCTCGGGTCTCTGAGCGCCTGCCTcttttctgctgcttctgcattCAGTtggttttgacatttttggaaatatatttcttGTTTGAGAAGATTAACAAAACTCACACGTTattataaatatgaagctacaaccagcagcattagcttagcttagcataaagactggaaacagggggaaactgctagcctggctctgcccaaaggtaacaaaatctgcctgctagctcctctaaagctcactaataaaCTGTGTTTGGCAGCCGTATGAGTAGGACTGCAAAtaccgattattttctcaataattcaaataataatttggtctataaaacattagaaaacagtgaaaaaccCCAATATGATGccacaaatgtcttgttttgtctgactaaCTGGtttaaaaccccaaaatattcaatTAGCTTTAATataagcagcaaattctcacatttgagatcCTGGAACCAGTGGGGTTAACGTTAAGCTGGCTGTTGATGGTCAGTAAATCCGTCCAAACTGTTGTCTCGTTGCTTGTTAAACAACAAcgtcttgttttttatttaacgtGTTAAATACAGAATATGTGACGTGTTAACGTGGCAGCTATAGAGttgtttaaaggaacatttgATGGAGTAACAAGTGATGTCATTTATTTTGCTGTTGTGTAATtagttaaatgattataattgaatttatttgatttttaaagGTAATCGACGTGTTTTATTTGGTTTGTTTAAgtgtaaaaatgttaatttctgATTTTACGGGGGGTTATTTGCCCGACTGTTTCTTAACCCTTACCTGTAACTTCCTGAACTCTTGTCGTCATCTTGATGTTGCCAGGCGACCAAGATATAACTCCtccataaaaccacaacttgttgttttttacactttgtttttgtgtgtattaaacaaacaacatgTTAATTATAGAGCTTGAAAGGCTGCTAGCTGTGGCTTCATATTGAACGTACAGACGTGAGAGTGGTGtcgatcttttcatctaacttgctgcaagaaagcgaataagttgaactgctcctttaagtttTTTATAACCAAAGCTGCTCTTGTGTTTGTCAAATGAAGCTTACTATCTTTTTCTTTCAGCATCATAATTGGAAAAAGAGTGGTTTTTGTTCTTTGGCTTCTTCTTTTCTCCGTGCTCGCTCTGACGGTTGATAATTTGCTTCAACATGATCATAAACAGACTCAAACATgtcccttttttaaaaataaaaagatggtTACATCCTGGCTATTTCAGAATGAAGGGAATGTGCCAAACCACAGGCAGATTTAAGACTCAAGTGATCTGTTAAACAGATGCACCGCTCCCAGTGGTGGGGAACGCCAGAATAATGTTAAAACCAGCTGAAGCACCACATGGAGCACCAGCTTAGGTGGTGGTGCTGCACCACGTCAGACTGGTGGAAACCTGATCGATTGCATATTGATCTCTATGTTTTTGACTGACATATTTAACAGTTATTTTGCTATGGGCTTCCTGCATTAACCGAAGACATGCTGTATGCGGGCTTTGTATTGATTTCTTTGCAGTGAGTGAGTGTATCGATCAGTTATGAATGACAGAAACTCATTACTGATATCTTTTTCCATTTGTCTCAACATGtttaagcagcagcaggagcagcagcttCAACAGGTAggctgttttatgttttattgataTCGCACTTagactgtatttatttactgcAGGAGATAGATATGAATACAGTTAGAACTCCAGGTGGACAGAAAGATGTTCTCTGCTATCTGTTTTCATAGTATGTGTGATATCTGAATAATTATAGACTTTTACAGGGTTTAATaagaatgaattaataaattaaaccaTTTTAAAAGGTAATTTTAGATTGATTAATTCTGtattaataaactaaactaaaaaatatatataaatataaattaaataaaaaatattaatgtatatatacatttaaaatatacatatacacagtgtatatatatatttatatatatataaatatatatatagataaaattaatttatcaattattaattCTATTTCCTCATTCTGTCCTGAATAAGTATAGACTTTTACAGAGTGTAATTTGAACTAATTGATAAATTAAACCATTTTAAAAGAGATTGATTAATTGCATTTGCAGTTAAATTCCGTATTACTaaacaaaacttaaaaatatgtagaaatataaattaaatcaaaaattatatacatatatatatgtagaaatatatatgtaaatgtatatacatatataaatatcttttttttaatcttttaatctaattttacttttaaagctgcttttctatatattttgaaattattattattatttaatttgaaccattgttaatataaaaagaTTATTTGGTGAAGTTTAAATGATTCAATGTATTTACAGTTTACATTTCGTGATCACTTTAACTTAAAGTCGTCTCTTAGCAACCTAAACATGAAGTCCAACCCACAGAGCAGCAACtggagctctgattggtcagctggtgtGTGTTGGTCGGAgtccgaccaatcagagctcctgCTTCATTTTAGGAAGCGCATTCAGATTTCTTAAATATTAAAGTAGGAAACAAATTAATTATGAAGTAGAATATTATATGCAGACACATCAATGGaatagaaaaaataacattttaaaatgtaattaattttgAGATTACATTTTAAAGCTTAATTATTGATTCACAATTTAAAGGCAAAATAgggaaatataattattaattggcaaatttaatgattttttatttttttagtttagtttattaatgcatcatttaaatgctaaataattgtattaatttattacGTATAATTTTTATTATACACTGTAAAAGTTCATAGTTGTTGTGGTGTCACACTCCAGACTCTTTTTATAGCTCTTTAATAGTTTATTTCAAAGGTATTTGGGGGGTACTGCATTATTTTACAGTTTCCAGAAGGACTTcagaaagactttatttcataTTTGAATCACATTTTTACAAAGAAAATGCACATTTTAGTGGTGTGTTGTTCATTATGTTCACTGGAATGCATCATCTGTCGTCTGTCACCCCGGTGTGATGCATTAATGTCCATTTCCATCTCATTTTACTTTCATGTGAAGGTTTTTTTCCACCATTGATCACGTCTTGCATCTTCACCTTTTTATAGCTCTCTCAGTTTTTctatttaatgaaatattaaaatagtctttttttattttcctcctggACATCAGTTGTCCAGTTCTTTAATTATTATCTTTTTGTTTCAATGGGGAGATGGAAAACGAGTGCTGTGAATGTCATCATTAATCTGCTTTCCAAACAAATTAGCAAAGCCTGGTGCTACTGGAGTCCGCAGTGAGTTTGCGTTTGCGGGCGACGGATCAAATCCTGCCGTAGCCAGAGCTGTTGACTTCATGGGAGCTTCCTGCCCCTTGGACCCAGGAAATGAGTTGCTGGGGGAGTGTGGGAAGAGGCTAAGTGAGTCTTTATGGGCCTCTGAAGACCTCGGCTGCGGGTCGGAGATAAGACGGGACAACGGGGGGAGCCCCGAGCGGAACGGAGCCTCGGATTCTCTGAGGGCGAGCAGCCTCGACGCCGCTGAGTGCCTGAGTGAAATGAGCAATCTGTCCGGGATGTCTTTAGTTCGCAGCGCGGCTTTGGAAGACCTGACGTCCATCGGAGACAGAAGCTTGTGGGTCAATCAAGGAGAAGAGCTCGAACAAGATGGAGCAGCTTCAAAGTCCAAAAACATCCCAGAAACACAAGAAAGTCCGTCACACTTTGACTCTCATTCAGAAGATCTTCATAGAAACATTTCCGAGAACCTTTTAACCGAAATGCCATCTGACACGGCGGCTGAAAACAGCAGCAGTGACTCATCGTTACACAGGGCCGACTATTCAAAGCCTGACATTTCTGATGACTCAGACATGAGGAACATGAGTGTGGCTCAGACCACCGGTACCGCCGAGCTCCAGAAAACTCCCCCCGTAAGCTCTACAGCCAGAAAGTCTATGGTGCCGGTCCCTATTTTCAAAGGTCTGTTTGCCGTCTTGTTCACCAGTTCAGAGTCCTCTTCAGTTTAACTCCTTCCACTTCTTTCTTTTACAACGCAGCTTCTACTGTATGCCATGCTGCACTCCCCCCCCCTCCGAGTTGTTTCTATTGGACGTTAACTTTTTGACCCGAGGAGAAGCTTGTTGTCCTCCCATCCCCACTTTTTGTTTCATGTCTCCATCTCTGCTCACTCTGCTGGTCATGCGGCCCCCCCTGAAAAAAATCCACTTTATTTGGTTTCCACAAGCACTTTGTGTCACCATGCATGCTGCATATCACCCACATTTCATTTGGTTTCTTTGCCGTGTGAATGTGTTTAGGCACACACCTGGTAGCAAAAAAAGTCTTACATGGgaggaaataaaagaagaaatgaaaGATATTAAAAAACCTGCTTCTCTCTTCTGTCTGTAGCTCAAGCGAAGATGGATAACGGCTCTGCAGATAAGGTACGTGACCAACAACACTATCatcatttcttttattaaagggatcattctggtttattacaagGTGGAGCATATTTTTGTTGCATCTTTTCTACCAGTTATTGTACCATTGATCTGGAAACGTTGATCCGCAAACACAGATACTCGCTAATGTTAAACACACAACCTGCGCACTGAGTTATTCATTAAAGGAgtttgtataacacattttagtataaaaaacatcttaaaatacataattccccGATGCTTTGGACTGGCGGGAAGTCATCTCAGGCCCGGCGGAAACCCCTAATATCGGATCGGTGCACTGACTGGCGTACCCGCCGATACACGATCCTGAATTTTGGGCAATATCGAACgcatttctgatactggtatcggaacaactctatgCTGGAAACTACGCTGATGCTGAATGTTGTGgtccataaaaacaaaacaatgagctaaaagatgctaaaacgctcAATTGACGTCATTTATTTGAAGCATTTGTTGCATGTTACTTTTCCCGTCAGACTTTGTCTTTGTTGTGTCGCTTTTTAAAAAGGCGATGAAAATAAGGCCCAcgttgtaataaataaaaggaataaTCCTTTCATCTGTGAAATACAATCATTCTTTTCcatcatttttcatttgttgAATCATTTTCTGTTCATGATCATTAGaacttcttttgttttcttttatccatttttttcctcctcatgAAAAAGACTCAAACTGCCACCAAACCAACCTCTTCCCTTAAAAGACCATCCGTAGTCACCAAGGGCAACAAAACACACGCCTCCTCCCGAAACGGGCCCAGCTCCATCCCCATTAAAGCCAGCAGCACAGGGCCCAGGCAGCCCGGAGTAAGTACGGCTCTGAACGCAGCTGAGAGTTCACACCTGAGCTGAGTTCAGGTTGTTAAAGacgacggatggatggatgctcaGTTTCCTCGTCTTGTTTGAGAGGTCAAGGAAATATAAATGCATCCATactaacatttcttttattgttAATTACCATAAACACTAACCAAAGACTCATCCATTCATCACTGATTACAGTTTGACTCTCATTTCCTCGACCAGATCACATTTCTATGATTTTTGTCTAacgcaggggtcagcaacctttactatcaaaaaatgaatctgtctggagccgcaaaacatttgatcattgtgatgaaggtaatacagtttatagtctaagtatatagtatataatgtagccctaacactccgtcgtaccgtcgtaccatagacctacaacaatgataaataaaaagtaaaatgtaaaccaaaaacagttattcatttccatttttaaaaatcccaagggagccactggagaggggctagagaggttgctgacccctggtctaatgCAAGTAGAATAAAAGCAGCTTTCTGAGCTCTCTGcttaaaactaaacctttcggCCGTTTTGTTGATTTTCAGAGTCTCGGTGGTGCAAAGTCTCAAACCCCAGGAGCCAAACCTTCTGTCAGAACTGCAGCTCAACCAGGTACGGAACGAAAACTTTACTTTTAagtcttttcatttcatttacatccttttcatttttctatttatgtgattttttttatttttataaggAGTAAGATTTAAGGATTGCTTATGATGTGTCATATTCTTTGTGATACAGCTAGTGCCAAGAAACCTCCCActccaaaaaatgaaaaaggtaataaaaacaGAGAATCATTAGAGGTCACTTTTAGCATTGCATGGGCACAACGCCACAGTCTGATCCAGTCCTGTATCAGACTTGGTCAGCTTTTAGCCGGTAGAGCTCCTAGTCTgtttatatttctatttattattttcctttcATCCACCACTGTTTGAGTTGTGTGAAACTTCTGACTCGTCACTTCTTCCGATTGCTTAAGACGGGAGTGGACAGAACAGCCCCGGCACTCCAAAATCTCCCAATAGCCAAGCGCAGTCTGCGAAGGCGGCGGCCGAGGCAAACAAAGTGAAGAAGATCGCGGTGGTGCGTTCTACACCCAAATCCCCTGGCTCGCTGAAGAGCCGCCCGCCGGCCCCTCTGGCTGCGGCGGCGGCGCCCATGCCGGACCTGAAGCACGTCCGGTCCAAGATCGGCTCCACAGAGAACATGAAGCACCAGCCTGGAGGTGGAAAGGTAAACCTGACTCTGACTCCAGCTGTTACACCTCATACTGCATGCAGTCCAGGCTTctcctgtagtctgcagattgGAGGTTTAGATCGGAGCTCTGGaggcagaaatacacacagttttTGACGTTTCCTGATAAAAGGCACATGGTAttaatacatacatatttaaGAAGTTGGAATGTAAACTTAAAGGTGCCCTTTGTGGTCTTAAAAGACATTTTGAGTGCATttcaaagctctcgatctaccggtcaatcttcgttcctactctcacctctggtcatgagggctgggtgaTGACCcatagaactagatcgcgggtaaaAACGGACGAAATGTGTTTTCTCAGGAGgatggctggcgtctcccttagagatagggtgagaagctcagtcatccgtgagagacactactcctttgcgttgaaaggagccagctgaggtggttcgggcatctagtaaggatgcccccctAACCTGGGCGCCtacctagggaggtgttccaggcacaaccagctgggaggaggccacggggaagacccaggactaggtggagagattatatctccacactggcctgggaacgcctcgggatcccccagtaaGAGCTGGTTAGTGGGGCCCGGGAAAGGGaggtttggggtcccctgctggagctgttgcccccgcgacccaacccggataagaggttgaagatgagagagtgactttagaaacaagcccaaaaaaacacaacctgCGACTACCAATTATAATAAGCGGACTTTGCAACTCTGCCTTCCGTCCGTCTTCACTCGGTTTAAAAAGGGTTGGtatgtattatttaattttagttatttttgtattattattattctgtgtgtggggttggtatgtttgtgtttctgtctgtagatgttacttttttttgtgatgaaaatttaaaaaataaaataaaaaaagatttcagccaaaataaaaaaataaaaaaatagggtTAAAAACTGGCTCCTCCCACTGAGATTTGAATCAGCCAATCAGCGTATTTCTGCCTCCAGAGTCTCTGAGAAATGTTTTAGGAACTAAAACTCCAATCTGCCTTTTGATGTTTCCAGTGCTGTCTGATTAATACAGTCCACTGTGCTTTaagtgtgagtgtttgtgtacagtgtgtttgtgtgtgtgtgtgtgtggggggggtccATTTTAGCATTAAAAGCACTGCAAAGTCTTTGTTCTAATTTGGTTTAAACTACAGTTACGTGTCTGATGTTTTACTGCTGAAATTTAAAGGAtcttgtgttgtgatatttatgGACCAAAAATAAATCATTGAAAGTTACCCCTGACGTTTAAACGACAGATCAAACAACCAGAAGAGAGGATGAGCATAAATACTTCATCTTTACTGAGTGCAATGATTCCTGTATTTGGTCCTAAAAGGAAATGAGAGGAAGACCAGTTTGGAGTAGCCCAGTGTTATCTCTCTCGTCCTCTCTGACACAACATCACCTCTCAACCTGCATGTTATACACAAAGTTATCTCTGAATCAGCAGCGTCCTTTTTCTCTCAGGCTTCACAACTTAATGTGTCGAACCGTCGTCTCCGCTCAAAAAATCTAAAAGCTGACGTTTTCATTCTTCCAGGTGCAAATCCTTGATCAGAAGGTGGACTATAGTAGTGTCCAGTCTAAGTGTGGCTCCAAAGGCAATGTGAAACATGAACCCGGTGGCGGCAATGTGAGTAACTGAGGGATGAACTCAACACCCGACTCTTGAGTTTCTCTACAGTTAAGATCATCGGAAACCAACTTTtggtaaaaaagaagaagaagaagaagaagaagaagaaagtgctctcttattatttttattttaaaatacatgaaaagaaGATGGACTTCTGGATGGAATCTGTACAGTCACAATCTGCTCAATAAgaaatattagattttttttttttgttctcagttcACCAAAAGCTGCTTTAATGCGCATCAAATATAGCTTTTTGGGTCTCACCTGTCCTGGTTCAATAACTGTCACATTCTgcataatatttgtattttcatgCACTAAAGATATTAGAATACCCCAAGTAGTATCTGCAGTGGTTAAATCAAACCAGTGTgacaaacatacatatttttgaCTCATTTCATTAAAGCTGCCGTCCTTATAAGGCCTTTAGACACCAGGGAcgctcatttttcatgcaagcATTGCTCacgtcaatatatatttttgaaccattgtttttgtcatgaatactttaaCACAGAACGCAACTAGaattgcactcggagagcgcagacctccgccaaggtgcgtgactttaaaaacagatcacagctcacagctggtggtaccgtgaggtggttgGCTTGTTTtaaacacggtgtgtttccgtgtaacgtatcggcggatgcctctctcattcagcagccttgttatgtctgtataacgttacactacgttgtctctcatcctgtcatctaccgctttgttctaTCTCACCACGGACGGCCAGCAGGTcctgcacacacatccacacacgtatctctctgctctcagaagggttgaggcggggtcacgcataatcaacgcgtcatcagtcacactgcgcatgtgtagGAATCcgtaaaaatattcctgaatccggatcatgatccagatcgccatcaaaatctaatggattgttcattgtgccacatccCACCTCTCCAAAACATTCCAGTCTTCATCCCTCGAACATCTTATTTCTTCCATTCTGGGCGGATCCCCCCTCCGGCTGAATcttcttttctcattttaatattctgaagacttttatttttctttctcgaACTTCTGCAGGTCCAAATCCTCGATAAGAAGATGGACTTGGCTAACGTCCAAGCTCGTTGTGGATCTAAAGACAACCTAAAGCACACTCCTGGTGGAGGCAAGGTGAGGAGTCCCGTTCTTGACTTTCACTTTTGGAATAATTGACCTTCTTAACCTCTGAAATACTTGACCTGAAGGTGGATCATAGTGATTAAAGACAATATCAGACATGTACATGAAGTGGTAATGTGAGGGACCTCCTCATCGGGAGAGTCTTGAGTATCTCAGCAGTTCAGATCATCACACAAATCCTTGTTAAGAATAAGTTAAAGGTCCTTCCCGTCCTCTTTAATCAGCCATGTTCCCTGGTTAGATCTAGTTTCCTCTCCAGCACTGGTCCTCTCTCGcagctctgctgcagctgctgctgcttcctccaGGATAACCGTCTCTCATATCAACTTTCCAGGTACaaattcttgaaaagaagctgGACTTAAGCAATGTGCAGTCCCGATGCGGCTCCAAAGataatataaaacatgtacCCGGTGGTGGCAATGTGAGTAGATGAGGGGTTTGGCCCGTGGCCTCCTTGTTGCTTCTCCTGAATGCATCTTCACGGAGGAGCAGGATGTCAGCGTGCACGAAACCTCCCGTGTGTGTTCAACCCTCCTGACTTCGATACTCCAACTGTTAACACCTCCTATTAACAGTTTTATCATTAATACACAGGCATGAGCATTTCATACTGATGACTTAGAGTAGCACTAAACCAGAGAGCAGTGGTGGAAcgtaaccaagtacatttactcaagtacaacaAATGCAAAGTTGCTCAGTGACTGATTAAAGGCAttgatattctttttttaatatacatttaatgacataggTTAGTCCCAACCAGTCGACTCGATCTCTAATTGACCTTGAAACAGTAGACGGCGTTTGAGTCATTTTCAACTCAAcaaaaaaattagatttttataaATTTGGTAAGAAATGTCAATATCAACACcagtattgatattatattatatatattgatGTGTTTCATCACAGTTTAGTCATATTTAATTTGCAGCTCAAAAAACACGTTGAAGTGTGCAGTACCtctttaaatatacatttaagttacttgtacttttctttattttatgcaactttaatattttacttactacatttatttgacagcattAGTTTACGtacaaaacatatgaagagttaataaaatatgatgcattgttatataTTAAGCTACCCAACGGTTTACACAATTAGGGATGAATTGATTAGTCCATtagttgatcgacagaaaattaatcaaattaagaaaaatgccaaaatgtTTCATGGTTTAGctgctttttctttgttttaaatgacagtaaactgaataaatTTGTGGTCACATCATGACATTTCTCAGTATTTTCTGAATTTTTAGAAACCAAACAATCAGTCGATTGatgtagaaaataatcagcagattaatccaaaATAGAAAATGTCATCTTATATAAAATtcagggttgtcaatcgattgaaatatttaattgcaaattaattgcattttttgtctgttctaaattaaccttaaagggagatttgtcaagtatttaatactcttattatcatgggagtgggcaaatatgctgctttatgcaaatatatgtatatatttattactggaaatcaattaacaacacaaaacaatgacagatattgtccatgacagtttttcctcgccaaaatttaacgtagGTTTGTAGCGTAATTTAgtctccttcatgacaagctagtatgacctggttggtaccgatggattctttaggtttttctagtttcataggatgtcagtatcttcactctagctttaaattgagcctaaaaatcgcaagttgcgttaaaagttttgtaatgttaaaacgaatttgtatTAATGAGTTATTATCGcgtgaactttgacagctctaataaaaATGcacctcaaccaactacaacagcaaaatcctgcttttacattaatgcatgagtaatacAATTCTAATGACACAATACATAAAAGTCAAACAGTCACagttttaatactttaagtacatttattctGATAATACTTGAAGGACTTTAACCTGTAAtatagagtatttttacagtgtggtattctgaatacttcctccatcaCTGCCATAGATGTACTTTTCTCCCAGTAGTTTTGTCTGTACTGAATGTTAGATGTTAATTAGTTGAGTCTTTTGGTTGGTGTAGTGCTCACAGTGCTTCTACGGTGTTATGTAATGCTCATGGTCTTCTGTAAGCTTGATAACTCTGTTGAATCTGTGCTTGTCGGTTTGACTGTGATCAGAAAGTTTTACCACCCAAACTGGCCcctcaaaacaaacatgcatgaATCCTGTGTGTGGTTTTTGTTTTAGTCAAACTGCCTCAAGTTGGATGAtcggatatatattttttttaccagcaGAAAATctataaagagaaataattaATTCCCTTGTGGTGACGAGAACTAATTGTGtcataaaaagagagagagagagagagagagagagagagagagtctctgCGCAGTAACAAAGAGTCTCTGTCCAAACTGTGCCTGTTGAGATGAGCACTGAGATGACCTCAGCAGGGAGACTGAGCGCTTTGTGTTACGAGACCGTCAGACAGGAGAGATGAGACTCTGTGATGCACGGATCAGGAATATGGATTTTTATATCTACAGTCACCACGAGCAGTGCACGTTAGAGAATGCAGAATATGATCGAtttaacccaggggtcagccacctgcagctctttagcccctctccagtggcgccctgtggatttataaaaatggaaatgaataactgttttttgtttac
The genomic region above belongs to Sebastes fasciatus isolate fSebFas1 chromosome 20, fSebFas1.pri, whole genome shotgun sequence and contains:
- the LOC141757967 gene encoding uncharacterized protein LOC141757967 isoform X3; translated protein: MSSLICFPNKLAKPGATGVRSEFAFAGDGSNPAVARAVDFMGASCPLDPGNELLGECGKRLSESLWASEDLGCGSEIRRDNGGSPERNGASDSLRASSLDAAECLSEMSNLSGMSLVRSAALEDLTSIGDRSLWVNQGEELEQDGAASKSKNIPETQESPSHFDSHSEDLHRNISENLLTEMPSDTAAENSSSDSSLHRADYSKPDISDDSDMRNMSVAQTTGTAELQKTPPVSSTARKSMVPVPIFKAQAKMDNGSADKTQTATKPTSSLKRPSVVTKGNKTHASSRNGPSSIPIKASSTGPRQPGSLGGAKSQTPGAKPSVRTAAQPASAKKPPTPKNEKDGSGQNSPGTPKSPNSQAQSAKAAAEANKVKKIAVVRSTPKSPGSLKSRPPAPLAAAAAPMPDLKHVRSKIGSTENMKHQPGGGKVQILDQKVDYSSVQSKCGSKGNVKHEPGGGNVQILDKKMDLANVQARCGSKDNLKHTPGGGKVQILEKKLDLSNVQSRCGSKDNIKHVPGGGNVQIVHKKIDLTNVQSKCGSKVNMRHKPGGGNIEIKNEKLEFKVQSKIGSLDNIGHVPGGGGRRREKGKEAEGSTSDSPSIPSPAVTPPQSPQTVPSAPITPILTNPLIKIEDSY
- the LOC141757967 gene encoding uncharacterized protein LOC141757967 isoform X5, encoding MSSLICFPNKLAKPGATGVRSEFAFAGDGSNPAVARAVDFMGASCPLDPGNELLGECGKRLSESLWASEDLGCGSEIRRDNGGSPERNGASDSLRASSLDAAECLSEMSNLSGMSLVRSAALEDLTSIGDRSLWVNQGEELEQDGAASKSKNIPETQESPSHFDSHSEDLHRNISENLLTEMPSDTAAENSSSDSSLHRADYSKPDISDDSDMRNMSVAQTTGTAELQKTPPVSSTARKSMVPVPIFKAQAKMDNGSADKTQTATKPTSSLKRPSVVTKGNKTHASSRNGPSSIPIKASSTGPRQPGSLGGAKSQTPGAKPSVRTAAQPASAKKPPTPKNEKDGSGQNSPGTPKSPNSQAQSAKAAAEANKVKKIAVVRSTPKSPGSLKSRPPAPLAAAAAPMPDLKHVRSKIGSTENMKHQPGGGKVQILDKKMDLANVQARCGSKDNLKHTPGGGKVQILEKKLDLSNVQSRCGSKDNIKHVPGGGNVQIVHKKIDLTNVQSKCGSKVNMRHKPGGGNIEIKNEKLEFKVQSKIGSLDNIGHVPGGGGRRIESHKLSFREGAKARTDHGAEIVSLEDSPHQLSTVSSSGSINMADSPQLSTLADQVSASLAQQGL
- the LOC141757967 gene encoding uncharacterized protein LOC141757967 isoform X6 codes for the protein MSSLICFPNKLAKPGATGVRSEFAFAGDGSNPAVARAVDFMGASCPLDPGNELLGECGKRLSESLWASEDLGCGSEIRRDNGGSPERNGASDSLRASSLDAAECLSEMSNLSGMSLVRSAALEDLTSIGDRSLWVNQGEELEQDGAASKSKNIPETQESPSHFDSHSEDLHRNISENLLTEMPSDTAAENSSSDSSLHRADYSKPDISDDSDMRNMSVAQTTGTAELQKTPPVSSTARKSMVPVPIFKAQAKMDNGSADKSLGGAKSQTPGAKPSVRTAAQPASAKKPPTPKNEKDGSGQNSPGTPKSPNSQAQSAKAAAEANKVKKIAVVRSTPKSPGSLKSRPPAPLAAAAAPMPDLKHVRSKIGSTENMKHQPGGGKVQILDQKVDYSSVQSKCGSKGNVKHEPGGGNVQILDKKMDLANVQARCGSKDNLKHTPGGGKVQILEKKLDLSNVQSRCGSKDNIKHVPGGGNVQIVHKKIDLTNVQSKCGSKVNMRHKPGGGNIEIKNEKLEFKVQSKIGSLDNIGHVPGGGGRRIESHKLSFREGAKARTDHGAEIVSLEDSPHQLSTVSSSGSINMADSPQLSTLADQVSASLAQQGL